One Phaseolus vulgaris cultivar G19833 chromosome 2, P. vulgaris v2.0, whole genome shotgun sequence DNA window includes the following coding sequences:
- the LOC137812463 gene encoding probable serine/threonine-protein kinase WNK6 isoform X3, whose product MITELFTSGSLKQFRKKHKKVDLKAVKGWARQILLGLNYLHGHNPPVIHRDLKCDNIFINGHQGEVKIGDLGLATFLDRSNAKSVIGTPEFMAPELYDESYNELADIYSFGMCMLELVTSEYPYSECRNSAQIYKKVSSGIKPFALSKVTDPEMKSFIEKCLVPASQRLSAKELLMDPFLQMNASTKKGPFPLPHIVLPKLGASESRCMVSEGPSSSRNGDISMDLGDICELPAITIFDKSPDDALCSTSVEIRRQKRGDIFFLKGEENDKNSVSLVLRIADQGGRARNIHFIFYLDSDTAVSVSSEMVEQLELTDHNVKFIAELIDLLLMNLVVNWKPCVAIDHLVSPSNKQTLMSQQGELKLAKCTGSSKDSTEDLGPSTSSATLVARENLDNMDIDGALSDLGTGLQKATKADDLCSEKSYASATTDFNDNRFSAVSFMSAESEFDGGSQSSTASEIGASSDCKSKFLDMEGFSNSLNIVSSSSEPEGELKLELEIIEQKYQEAINDLSQKRYQAILEIRRRMSEKMVS is encoded by the exons ATGATTACGGAATTGTTTACCTCGGGTAGCCTCAAACA GTTTCGTAAAAAACATAAGAAGGTTGACTTGAAGGCCGTTAAAGGATGGGCAAGACAAATTTTATTGGGTCTAAACTATCTCCACGGTCACAACCCACCAGTTATTCACAGGGATCTGAAATGTGATAATATATTTATCAATGGTCACCAAGGAGAAGTTAAAATTGGAGATCTTGGGCTAGCAACTTTCTTGGATCGAAGTAATGCCAAGAGTGTAATTG GAACCCCGGAGTTTATGGCACCCGAGCTGTATGATGAAAGTTACAATGAATTAGCTGACATATATTCGTTTGGCATGTGCATGCTTGAGTTGGTGACGTCTGAGTATCCTTACAGTGAATGCAGAAACTCGGCCCAGATATACAAGAAAGTTTCATCC GGTATAAAACCTTTTGCTCTTTCTAAAGTGACAGATCCAGAAATGAAATCATTTATTGAGAAATGTCTAGTCCCAGCATCTCAAAGATTGTCAGCCAAGGAGCTTCTGATGGACCCGTTTCTTCAAATGAATGCTTCAACAAAGAAGGGTCCTTTTCCATTACCACATATTGTTCTTCCCAAATTGGGAGCCTCTGAAAGTCGTTGTATGGTGTCAGAAGGTCCTTCTAGTTCACGTAATGGAGACATTTCAATGGATCTTGGTGACATCTGTGAGCTTCCAGCGATCACTATATTTGATAAATCCCCTGATGATGCATTATGTTCTACAAGTGTTGAGATAAGGAGGCAGAAGAGAGGTGATATTTTCTTCCTAAAAGGTGAAGAAAATGATAAGAACTCTGTATCATTGGTTCTGCGGATAGCTGATCAAGGTG GACGAGCAAGAAATATCCATTTCATTTTCTACCTTGACAGTGACACTGCTGTTTCAGTTTCAAGCGAAATGGTTGAGCAACTTGAACTTACTGATCATAATGTTAAATTCATAGCTGAGTTAATAGATTTGTTATTGATGAATTTGGTTGTTAACTGGAAACCCTGTGTAGCAATTGATCACCTGGTTTCTCCTAGTAATAAACAAACTCTTATGAGCCAACAGGGGGAATTGAAGTTGGCAAAATGCACAGGCAGCTCAAAAGATTCGACTGAAGATTTAGGTCCCTCTACCTCATCTGCAACATTAGTTGCAAGAGAAAACCTTGATAATATGGATATCGATGGGGCTTTATCTGACCTGGGCACTGGTCTTCAGAAAGCAACCAAGGCAGATGATCTATGCTCTGAGAAGTCGTATGCATCTGCAACAACTGATTTCAATGATAATAGATTTTCTGCAGTTTCCTTTATGTCTGCTGAATCAGAATTTGATGGAGGGAGTCAATCCTCAACTGCATCTGAAATTGGGGCATCGTCCGATTGTAAGAGCAAGTTTTTGGACATGGAAGGCTTCTCTAATAGTCTCAACATTGTTTCCTCCTCGTCTGAACCTGAGGGTGAGTTGAAATTAGAGTTGGAAATAATTGAACAGAAGTATCAAGAGGCAATAAATGATTTATCCCAAAAAAGATACCAGGCCATCTTGGAGATTAGAAGGAGAATGTCAGAAAAGATGGTATCATAG
- the LOC137812463 gene encoding probable serine/threonine-protein kinase WNK7 isoform X1, with amino-acid sequence MSLEGTESSEEGACYLEPPDPDFVEIDPTCTYIKYKEVIGRGAFKTVYKAFDEVNGIEVAWSQIQIDEVLQSPGNLDRLYSELHLLRSLKHNNIVRFYNSWIDDRRKTVNMITELFTSGSLKQFRKKHKKVDLKAVKGWARQILLGLNYLHGHNPPVIHRDLKCDNIFINGHQGEVKIGDLGLATFLDRSNAKSVIGTPEFMAPELYDESYNELADIYSFGMCMLELVTSEYPYSECRNSAQIYKKVSSGIKPFALSKVTDPEMKSFIEKCLVPASQRLSAKELLMDPFLQMNASTKKGPFPLPHIVLPKLGASESRCMVSEGPSSSRNGDISMDLGDICELPAITIFDKSPDDALCSTSVEIRRQKRGDIFFLKGEENDKNSVSLVLRIADQGGRARNIHFIFYLDSDTAVSVSSEMVEQLELTDHNVKFIAELIDLLLMNLVVNWKPCVAIDHLVSPSNKQTLMSQQGELKLAKCTGSSKDSTEDLGPSTSSATLVARENLDNMDIDGALSDLGTGLQKATKADDLCSEKSYASATTDFNDNRFSAVSFMSAESEFDGGSQSSTASEIGASSDCKSKFLDMEGFSNSLNIVSSSSEPEGELKLELEIIEQKYQEAINDLSQKRYQAILEIRRRMSEKMVS; translated from the exons ATGAGTTTGGAGGGGACAGAAAGTTCAGAAGAGGGTGCATGTTATCTGGAGCCTCCTGATCCTGACTTTGTTGAAATTGATCCTACTTGCACCTACATCAAG TACAAAGAAGTGATCGGCAGAGGAGCTTTTAAAACTGT TTACAAGGCATTTGATGAAGTCAATGGGATTGAAGTTGCGTGGAGTCAGATTCAGATTGATGAGGTGTTACAGTCCCCCGGTAACTTAGATAGGCTGTATTCAGAATTGCACCTCTTGCGATCACTGAAGCACAATAACATAGTAAGATTCTATAATTCCTGGATTGATGACAGGCGCAAGACCGTTAATATGATTACGGAATTGTTTACCTCGGGTAGCCTCAAACA GTTTCGTAAAAAACATAAGAAGGTTGACTTGAAGGCCGTTAAAGGATGGGCAAGACAAATTTTATTGGGTCTAAACTATCTCCACGGTCACAACCCACCAGTTATTCACAGGGATCTGAAATGTGATAATATATTTATCAATGGTCACCAAGGAGAAGTTAAAATTGGAGATCTTGGGCTAGCAACTTTCTTGGATCGAAGTAATGCCAAGAGTGTAATTG GAACCCCGGAGTTTATGGCACCCGAGCTGTATGATGAAAGTTACAATGAATTAGCTGACATATATTCGTTTGGCATGTGCATGCTTGAGTTGGTGACGTCTGAGTATCCTTACAGTGAATGCAGAAACTCGGCCCAGATATACAAGAAAGTTTCATCC GGTATAAAACCTTTTGCTCTTTCTAAAGTGACAGATCCAGAAATGAAATCATTTATTGAGAAATGTCTAGTCCCAGCATCTCAAAGATTGTCAGCCAAGGAGCTTCTGATGGACCCGTTTCTTCAAATGAATGCTTCAACAAAGAAGGGTCCTTTTCCATTACCACATATTGTTCTTCCCAAATTGGGAGCCTCTGAAAGTCGTTGTATGGTGTCAGAAGGTCCTTCTAGTTCACGTAATGGAGACATTTCAATGGATCTTGGTGACATCTGTGAGCTTCCAGCGATCACTATATTTGATAAATCCCCTGATGATGCATTATGTTCTACAAGTGTTGAGATAAGGAGGCAGAAGAGAGGTGATATTTTCTTCCTAAAAGGTGAAGAAAATGATAAGAACTCTGTATCATTGGTTCTGCGGATAGCTGATCAAGGTG GACGAGCAAGAAATATCCATTTCATTTTCTACCTTGACAGTGACACTGCTGTTTCAGTTTCAAGCGAAATGGTTGAGCAACTTGAACTTACTGATCATAATGTTAAATTCATAGCTGAGTTAATAGATTTGTTATTGATGAATTTGGTTGTTAACTGGAAACCCTGTGTAGCAATTGATCACCTGGTTTCTCCTAGTAATAAACAAACTCTTATGAGCCAACAGGGGGAATTGAAGTTGGCAAAATGCACAGGCAGCTCAAAAGATTCGACTGAAGATTTAGGTCCCTCTACCTCATCTGCAACATTAGTTGCAAGAGAAAACCTTGATAATATGGATATCGATGGGGCTTTATCTGACCTGGGCACTGGTCTTCAGAAAGCAACCAAGGCAGATGATCTATGCTCTGAGAAGTCGTATGCATCTGCAACAACTGATTTCAATGATAATAGATTTTCTGCAGTTTCCTTTATGTCTGCTGAATCAGAATTTGATGGAGGGAGTCAATCCTCAACTGCATCTGAAATTGGGGCATCGTCCGATTGTAAGAGCAAGTTTTTGGACATGGAAGGCTTCTCTAATAGTCTCAACATTGTTTCCTCCTCGTCTGAACCTGAGGGTGAGTTGAAATTAGAGTTGGAAATAATTGAACAGAAGTATCAAGAGGCAATAAATGATTTATCCCAAAAAAGATACCAGGCCATCTTGGAGATTAGAAGGAGAATGTCAGAAAAGATGGTATCATAG
- the LOC137812463 gene encoding probable serine/threonine-protein kinase WNK7 isoform X2 → MSLEGTESSEEGACYLEPPDPDFVEIDPTCTYIKYKEVIGRGAFKTVYKAFDEVNGIEVAWSQIQIDEVLQSPGNLDRLYSELHLLRSLKHNNIVRFYNSWIDDRRKTVNMITELFTSGSLKQFRKKHKKVDLKAVKGWARQILLGLNYLHGHNPPVIHRDLKCDNIFINGHQGEVKIGDLGLATFLDRSNAKSVIGTPEFMAPELYDESYNELADIYSFGMCMLELVTSEYPYSECRNSAQIYKKVSSGIKPFALSKVTDPEMKSFIEKCLVPASQRLSAKELLMDPFLQMNASTKKGPFPLPHIVLPKLGASESRCMVSEGPSSSRNGDISMDLGDICELPAITIFDKSPDDALCSTSVEIRRQKRGDIFFLKGEENDKNSVSLVLRIADQGRARNIHFIFYLDSDTAVSVSSEMVEQLELTDHNVKFIAELIDLLLMNLVVNWKPCVAIDHLVSPSNKQTLMSQQGELKLAKCTGSSKDSTEDLGPSTSSATLVARENLDNMDIDGALSDLGTGLQKATKADDLCSEKSYASATTDFNDNRFSAVSFMSAESEFDGGSQSSTASEIGASSDCKSKFLDMEGFSNSLNIVSSSSEPEGELKLELEIIEQKYQEAINDLSQKRYQAILEIRRRMSEKMVS, encoded by the exons ATGAGTTTGGAGGGGACAGAAAGTTCAGAAGAGGGTGCATGTTATCTGGAGCCTCCTGATCCTGACTTTGTTGAAATTGATCCTACTTGCACCTACATCAAG TACAAAGAAGTGATCGGCAGAGGAGCTTTTAAAACTGT TTACAAGGCATTTGATGAAGTCAATGGGATTGAAGTTGCGTGGAGTCAGATTCAGATTGATGAGGTGTTACAGTCCCCCGGTAACTTAGATAGGCTGTATTCAGAATTGCACCTCTTGCGATCACTGAAGCACAATAACATAGTAAGATTCTATAATTCCTGGATTGATGACAGGCGCAAGACCGTTAATATGATTACGGAATTGTTTACCTCGGGTAGCCTCAAACA GTTTCGTAAAAAACATAAGAAGGTTGACTTGAAGGCCGTTAAAGGATGGGCAAGACAAATTTTATTGGGTCTAAACTATCTCCACGGTCACAACCCACCAGTTATTCACAGGGATCTGAAATGTGATAATATATTTATCAATGGTCACCAAGGAGAAGTTAAAATTGGAGATCTTGGGCTAGCAACTTTCTTGGATCGAAGTAATGCCAAGAGTGTAATTG GAACCCCGGAGTTTATGGCACCCGAGCTGTATGATGAAAGTTACAATGAATTAGCTGACATATATTCGTTTGGCATGTGCATGCTTGAGTTGGTGACGTCTGAGTATCCTTACAGTGAATGCAGAAACTCGGCCCAGATATACAAGAAAGTTTCATCC GGTATAAAACCTTTTGCTCTTTCTAAAGTGACAGATCCAGAAATGAAATCATTTATTGAGAAATGTCTAGTCCCAGCATCTCAAAGATTGTCAGCCAAGGAGCTTCTGATGGACCCGTTTCTTCAAATGAATGCTTCAACAAAGAAGGGTCCTTTTCCATTACCACATATTGTTCTTCCCAAATTGGGAGCCTCTGAAAGTCGTTGTATGGTGTCAGAAGGTCCTTCTAGTTCACGTAATGGAGACATTTCAATGGATCTTGGTGACATCTGTGAGCTTCCAGCGATCACTATATTTGATAAATCCCCTGATGATGCATTATGTTCTACAAGTGTTGAGATAAGGAGGCAGAAGAGAGGTGATATTTTCTTCCTAAAAGGTGAAGAAAATGATAAGAACTCTGTATCATTGGTTCTGCGGATAGCTGATCAAG GACGAGCAAGAAATATCCATTTCATTTTCTACCTTGACAGTGACACTGCTGTTTCAGTTTCAAGCGAAATGGTTGAGCAACTTGAACTTACTGATCATAATGTTAAATTCATAGCTGAGTTAATAGATTTGTTATTGATGAATTTGGTTGTTAACTGGAAACCCTGTGTAGCAATTGATCACCTGGTTTCTCCTAGTAATAAACAAACTCTTATGAGCCAACAGGGGGAATTGAAGTTGGCAAAATGCACAGGCAGCTCAAAAGATTCGACTGAAGATTTAGGTCCCTCTACCTCATCTGCAACATTAGTTGCAAGAGAAAACCTTGATAATATGGATATCGATGGGGCTTTATCTGACCTGGGCACTGGTCTTCAGAAAGCAACCAAGGCAGATGATCTATGCTCTGAGAAGTCGTATGCATCTGCAACAACTGATTTCAATGATAATAGATTTTCTGCAGTTTCCTTTATGTCTGCTGAATCAGAATTTGATGGAGGGAGTCAATCCTCAACTGCATCTGAAATTGGGGCATCGTCCGATTGTAAGAGCAAGTTTTTGGACATGGAAGGCTTCTCTAATAGTCTCAACATTGTTTCCTCCTCGTCTGAACCTGAGGGTGAGTTGAAATTAGAGTTGGAAATAATTGAACAGAAGTATCAAGAGGCAATAAATGATTTATCCCAAAAAAGATACCAGGCCATCTTGGAGATTAGAAGGAGAATGTCAGAAAAGATGGTATCATAG
- the LOC137812463 gene encoding probable serine/threonine-protein kinase WNK6 isoform X4 translates to MITELFTSGSLKQFRKKHKKVDLKAVKGWARQILLGLNYLHGHNPPVIHRDLKCDNIFINGHQGEVKIGDLGLATFLDRSNAKSVIGTPEFMAPELYDESYNELADIYSFGMCMLELVTSEYPYSECRNSAQIYKKVSSGIKPFALSKVTDPEMKSFIEKCLVPASQRLSAKELLMDPFLQMNASTKKGPFPLPHIVLPKLGASESRCMVSEGPSSSRNGDISMDLGDICELPAITIFDKSPDDALCSTSVEIRRQKRGDIFFLKGEENDKNSVSLVLRIADQGRARNIHFIFYLDSDTAVSVSSEMVEQLELTDHNVKFIAELIDLLLMNLVVNWKPCVAIDHLVSPSNKQTLMSQQGELKLAKCTGSSKDSTEDLGPSTSSATLVARENLDNMDIDGALSDLGTGLQKATKADDLCSEKSYASATTDFNDNRFSAVSFMSAESEFDGGSQSSTASEIGASSDCKSKFLDMEGFSNSLNIVSSSSEPEGELKLELEIIEQKYQEAINDLSQKRYQAILEIRRRMSEKMVS, encoded by the exons ATGATTACGGAATTGTTTACCTCGGGTAGCCTCAAACA GTTTCGTAAAAAACATAAGAAGGTTGACTTGAAGGCCGTTAAAGGATGGGCAAGACAAATTTTATTGGGTCTAAACTATCTCCACGGTCACAACCCACCAGTTATTCACAGGGATCTGAAATGTGATAATATATTTATCAATGGTCACCAAGGAGAAGTTAAAATTGGAGATCTTGGGCTAGCAACTTTCTTGGATCGAAGTAATGCCAAGAGTGTAATTG GAACCCCGGAGTTTATGGCACCCGAGCTGTATGATGAAAGTTACAATGAATTAGCTGACATATATTCGTTTGGCATGTGCATGCTTGAGTTGGTGACGTCTGAGTATCCTTACAGTGAATGCAGAAACTCGGCCCAGATATACAAGAAAGTTTCATCC GGTATAAAACCTTTTGCTCTTTCTAAAGTGACAGATCCAGAAATGAAATCATTTATTGAGAAATGTCTAGTCCCAGCATCTCAAAGATTGTCAGCCAAGGAGCTTCTGATGGACCCGTTTCTTCAAATGAATGCTTCAACAAAGAAGGGTCCTTTTCCATTACCACATATTGTTCTTCCCAAATTGGGAGCCTCTGAAAGTCGTTGTATGGTGTCAGAAGGTCCTTCTAGTTCACGTAATGGAGACATTTCAATGGATCTTGGTGACATCTGTGAGCTTCCAGCGATCACTATATTTGATAAATCCCCTGATGATGCATTATGTTCTACAAGTGTTGAGATAAGGAGGCAGAAGAGAGGTGATATTTTCTTCCTAAAAGGTGAAGAAAATGATAAGAACTCTGTATCATTGGTTCTGCGGATAGCTGATCAAG GACGAGCAAGAAATATCCATTTCATTTTCTACCTTGACAGTGACACTGCTGTTTCAGTTTCAAGCGAAATGGTTGAGCAACTTGAACTTACTGATCATAATGTTAAATTCATAGCTGAGTTAATAGATTTGTTATTGATGAATTTGGTTGTTAACTGGAAACCCTGTGTAGCAATTGATCACCTGGTTTCTCCTAGTAATAAACAAACTCTTATGAGCCAACAGGGGGAATTGAAGTTGGCAAAATGCACAGGCAGCTCAAAAGATTCGACTGAAGATTTAGGTCCCTCTACCTCATCTGCAACATTAGTTGCAAGAGAAAACCTTGATAATATGGATATCGATGGGGCTTTATCTGACCTGGGCACTGGTCTTCAGAAAGCAACCAAGGCAGATGATCTATGCTCTGAGAAGTCGTATGCATCTGCAACAACTGATTTCAATGATAATAGATTTTCTGCAGTTTCCTTTATGTCTGCTGAATCAGAATTTGATGGAGGGAGTCAATCCTCAACTGCATCTGAAATTGGGGCATCGTCCGATTGTAAGAGCAAGTTTTTGGACATGGAAGGCTTCTCTAATAGTCTCAACATTGTTTCCTCCTCGTCTGAACCTGAGGGTGAGTTGAAATTAGAGTTGGAAATAATTGAACAGAAGTATCAAGAGGCAATAAATGATTTATCCCAAAAAAGATACCAGGCCATCTTGGAGATTAGAAGGAGAATGTCAGAAAAGATGGTATCATAG